The genomic stretch CCTCCTCTGTTGTTTATTTGTCTGACTAATGTTATTGTACATCATAATGGCTTAATTTGTCAAAACCTTGTCAGAAAAGTGTCACGGGCGTCAAACGTCGTTTTTATCCTTGGAATGGTTGTTTGCACAAAACTGAAGGGCTCACGCTTCCATAACAATGTATAAGAAGCCCAGATTCTCTGTGGCTTTTGTGCTTGGCATATCCTCAAAGAGAAACCTAACATCGCTCGTACAATCCTTTAGAGGATATATATCCTCTAAAGAGAAATCTAACATCGCTCGTACAATCCTTTGAGGATATAGCACAAATTGAAAGAGAAAAGGACTTCGATACATTTCCATAGTGCACATTCATTTTCTGTTAATGCAAATCTTTTGTATGCTTATTAATACAGGGTCTCCCTGGTTTGTTGCTATTGTCTTAATTCAATTCCCATATTACTGAGATTCTTGAGGATTTTGTTCATAACCTCTGAAATATCCTTCTCCTCCAACGTTCTGTCCTTTGCACGGAAAGAGAGGGAATATGCCATGGATTTAAATCCTGTCTTGATCTGTGATCCTTCATAGATATCAAAGAGTTCACAGTTCTCAAGTATGCTGCCGGAGCTCTTGCGGATAACTTCCTCAACCTGACCGGCTGTTATCTCTTTCTGAACCAGCATGCTTAAATCTCTGGTAACTGCAGGATATTTTGCTATTCCCTGATATTTGATATCAAAGGAAGCTCTTGCTACGATTTCAGGCATATCCAATACTCCGACATAAGCCTTATCCCCGATATCATAACCCTCCAGTACATCCGGATGAATTTCACCCAGGTAACCGATAATCGTGCCGTCATATGTCATTTCAGCCTGTCTTCCCGGATGAAGATAAGGCTTTAAGTCTCCGGGTTCATAGCTTACTCTGTCCTTTAATCCCACTTTCATAAGGATTTCTTCCAGCACACCCTTTAATTCAAAGAAATCTCCCTCACCATAGAAAGCGAGCACTAACTGTACTCTTTCCTCTGGAAGTTCTGTCAGAGGAAGTGCTTTCGGCAGATAGGTATTACATAATTCATAAAGGCGAACATTCTTGTTTCTGCGGTTATAATTCGTGGACAATGACAGAAACATTCCATTAAGAGGAAGCGTTCTCATAATACTATAGTCTTCACCAAGAGGGTTTGATATAACAACTGCCTGTCGTTTCTTATCCTCTTGTGTCAGAAGTAGTTTGTCAAACACCTTGGGGCTTTCAAAGGAGTAGCTCATAGCCTCTGAGAAACCGCATTGCTCTGCAACATTTCTTGCTACATTCTCAATACGAAGCTTAAAAGGAAGGCTTCCTGTTGTAGCTTCTCCTGTAGGAAGGGTTGTGGGTATGTTGTCATACCCAAAGAAACGTGCTACTTCTTCGTCTAAATCAGCCTGAAGATTAACATCCTGTCTCCAGCTTGGTACGATTACTTCACTGGTGGCTTCATCATAGCTTAAACCAATTTTCATAAAGTAAGAAAGCATGGTCTCTTTGGAAAGGTCTGTACCAAGTACTTTATTGGTTCTTTTATAATCAAAAGGAACTCTCTTTTCTGTACGGATTATGGGGTATACATCTGCTGCACCGCCCACAACTTCACCGGCTCCCAGTTCTTCAATCAACTGGCAGGCCCTATTAATTGCTTCCAGTGCCGTATTGGGATCCAAGCCCTTCTCAAACTTAGCTGCCGCATCGGTTCTAAGTCCAAGTTTCTTACCGGAAAGACGAATATTTGTACCGTCAAAGCAAGCAGCTTCAAAGAGCAGAGTAGTTGCTTCTTCTGTAATCTTTGAGTTCTCTCCGCCCATGATTCCGGCGATACCAACAGGCTTTTCACCATCACAGATCATAAGGATGGAGGAATCAATCTTTCTTACCTGCCCATCAAGGGTAGTAAACTCTTCTCCGTCTTTTCCTCTGCGTACTATAATCTCTTTGCCTGCTATCAGATCAAGATCATAGGCATGCATAGGCTGTGCATATTCTTCCATTACGTAATTTGTGATATCAACAATGTTGTTAATCGGCCTGATACCACAAGCTGCCAGTCTTCTCTGCATCCACTGAGGTGAAGGTGCTATCTTGATGTTCTTAACCACTCTTGCTACATATCTGGAGCAAAGATCAGTGTCTTCGATGGAAACCTTGATAAAATCTGAAGCCTTTTCGCTGTTGCCGGTTTCCTTCACAACAGGAGGAACAAACTCCTGCTGAAAGGTTGCTGCCGCTTCTCTGGCAAGACCGATTACACCAAAACAATCCACGCGGTTTGAGGTTATCTCATATTCGAACACTACATCGTTAAGTCCCAGAGCTTCTACTGCACTGGAGCCGATTTTTAAATCCTTGTAGGCGTCGTTATGGCTGAAGATATAAATCCCATTATCTGGAGCATCGGGATACATCTCTTTACTGGAACCCAGTTCTTCAATA from Anaerocolumna sp. AGMB13020 encodes the following:
- the pheT gene encoding phenylalanine--tRNA ligase subunit beta, producing the protein MNTPLSWIKAYVPGLNVTPQEYTDKMTLSGSKVEGFEALDRDLEKIVVGKILKIERHPDADKLIICQVQITEEGETVQIVTGAPNVSEGDVIPVVLEGGRVAGGHDGNKTAGGIKIKKGKLRGVESFGMMCSIEELGSSKEMYPDAPDNGIYIFSHNDAYKDLKIGSSAVEALGLNDVVFEYEITSNRVDCFGVIGLAREAAATFQQEFVPPVVKETGNSEKASDFIKVSIEDTDLCSRYVARVVKNIKIAPSPQWMQRRLAACGIRPINNIVDITNYVMEEYAQPMHAYDLDLIAGKEIIVRRGKDGEEFTTLDGQVRKIDSSILMICDGEKPVGIAGIMGGENSKITEEATTLLFEAACFDGTNIRLSGKKLGLRTDAAAKFEKGLDPNTALEAINRACQLIEELGAGEVVGGAADVYPIIRTEKRVPFDYKRTNKVLGTDLSKETMLSYFMKIGLSYDEATSEVIVPSWRQDVNLQADLDEEVARFFGYDNIPTTLPTGEATTGSLPFKLRIENVARNVAEQCGFSEAMSYSFESPKVFDKLLLTQEDKKRQAVVISNPLGEDYSIMRTLPLNGMFLSLSTNYNRRNKNVRLYELCNTYLPKALPLTELPEERVQLVLAFYGEGDFFELKGVLEEILMKVGLKDRVSYEPGDLKPYLHPGRQAEMTYDGTIIGYLGEIHPDVLEGYDIGDKAYVGVLDMPEIVARASFDIKYQGIAKYPAVTRDLSMLVQKEITAGQVEEVIRKSSGSILENCELFDIYEGSQIKTGFKSMAYSLSFRAKDRTLEEKDISEVMNKILKNLSNMGIELRQ